From the genome of Bradyrhizobium elkanii USDA 76, one region includes:
- a CDS encoding NAD(P)/FAD-dependent oxidoreductase translates to MTSSTRLPLPPSLYADTAVEATSTPPLTSDKSVPVAIIGGGFTGLSTALHLAEQGVLATVLEAQEPGWGASGNNGGQTNPGLKHDPDQIEADFGADLGRRMIEFSYGTTNFTHDLIRRYQIPCEARQNGTLRAAYNEASAAAIETTAKQCIRRGMPVKLLDAAEMRAMTGSDRYLCAMLDARGGDLHPLSYARGLARAAIGAGVAVHGETPALSLRRDGGRWRIATPRAVVLADKVLLATNGFTDDLWPALRRSIVPVFSSIAATAPLSDEIARAIMPTRPVLYESGHITVYYRIDQHNRLLMGGRGPMRWISKPTDVAYLIRYAERLWPQLRGVGWTHGWNSRLAITADHYPHVHEPAENLLISLGCNGRGVALSTAMGAELARRLIGGPKAGIDMPVTGIKPIPMHAFWRVGVTTAVLTGRVRDRFGV, encoded by the coding sequence ATGACCTCTTCCACCCGCCTGCCGCTGCCACCGAGTCTCTATGCCGACACCGCGGTGGAGGCGACGTCGACGCCTCCGCTGACGTCGGACAAGAGCGTGCCGGTCGCGATCATCGGCGGCGGCTTCACCGGCCTGTCGACCGCGCTGCACCTCGCCGAGCAGGGCGTGCTCGCAACCGTGCTGGAAGCGCAGGAGCCGGGCTGGGGCGCCTCCGGCAACAATGGCGGACAGACCAATCCGGGACTGAAGCACGACCCGGATCAGATCGAAGCGGATTTCGGCGCCGATCTCGGCCGCCGCATGATCGAATTCTCCTACGGCACCACCAACTTCACGCATGATTTGATCCGCCGCTACCAGATCCCCTGCGAGGCCAGGCAGAACGGCACGCTGCGCGCCGCCTACAACGAAGCCAGCGCGGCGGCGATCGAAACCACGGCAAAGCAGTGCATCCGGCGCGGCATGCCGGTGAAGCTGCTCGACGCCGCCGAAATGCGGGCGATGACCGGCAGCGACCGTTACCTCTGCGCCATGCTGGATGCGCGCGGCGGCGATTTGCATCCTCTGAGCTATGCGCGGGGTCTTGCGCGCGCCGCGATCGGGGCCGGCGTCGCCGTCCATGGCGAGACCCCGGCGCTGTCGCTCCGCCGCGACGGCGGCCGCTGGCGGATCGCGACGCCGCGCGCGGTCGTGCTCGCCGACAAGGTGCTGCTCGCGACCAACGGCTTTACCGATGATCTCTGGCCGGCGCTTCGCCGCAGCATCGTGCCGGTGTTCTCGTCGATCGCGGCGACCGCGCCGCTGTCCGACGAGATCGCGCGCGCGATCATGCCGACCCGCCCGGTGCTCTACGAAAGCGGCCACATCACGGTCTATTACCGCATCGACCAGCACAACCGGCTCTTGATGGGCGGCCGCGGCCCGATGCGCTGGATCAGCAAGCCGACCGACGTCGCCTATCTGATCCGCTACGCCGAGCGGCTGTGGCCGCAGCTCAGGGGCGTCGGCTGGACCCACGGCTGGAACAGCCGTCTTGCCATCACCGCCGATCACTACCCGCATGTCCATGAGCCCGCGGAGAATTTGCTGATCTCGCTCGGCTGCAACGGCCGCGGCGTCGCGCTCTCGACCGCGATGGGCGCAGAGCTGGCCCGCCGCCTGATCGGCGGCCCCAAGGCCGGGATCGACATGCCCGTGACCGGTATCAAACCGATCCCGATGCACGCCTTCTGGCGGGTCGGCGTCACCACGGCCGTGCTGACCGGCCGGGTGCGGGACCGGTTTGGTGTGTGA
- a CDS encoding amino acid ABC transporter permease: MQKFFHDAVEFVPILLQGVWLTIVVTVGSLLLSTVLGLVWALMRVSGIRILVGFSAALINVIRGIPIIVLLFYIYFVMPDFGIALSALQAAIIGLGIAYSAYQAENFRAGIEAIDKGQIEAAQTIGMGWWLTMRRVVLPQAVRIILPPYGNIMIMMLKDSSQASTITVAELALQGKLIASSTFKNTSVFTLVALMYLTMSIPLILLVRHFENKANRK; this comes from the coding sequence ATGCAAAAATTCTTCCATGACGCCGTCGAGTTCGTGCCGATCCTGCTGCAGGGGGTTTGGCTGACCATCGTCGTCACCGTCGGCTCGCTGTTGCTGTCGACCGTGCTCGGGCTGGTGTGGGCCTTGATGCGGGTGTCCGGAATTCGCATCCTCGTCGGCTTCAGCGCCGCGCTGATCAATGTGATCCGCGGCATCCCGATCATCGTGCTGCTGTTCTACATCTATTTCGTGATGCCCGATTTCGGCATCGCACTATCGGCGCTGCAGGCCGCGATCATCGGGCTCGGCATCGCCTATTCAGCCTATCAGGCGGAAAATTTCCGCGCCGGCATCGAGGCGATCGACAAGGGGCAGATCGAGGCGGCGCAGACCATCGGGATGGGCTGGTGGCTCACCATGCGCCGCGTGGTGCTGCCGCAGGCGGTCAGGATCATCCTGCCGCCCTACGGCAACATCATGATCATGATGCTGAAGGATTCCTCGCAGGCGTCCACCATCACGGTCGCCGAGCTCGCGCTGCAGGGCAAGCTGATCGCCTCCTCGACCTTCAAGAACACCAGCGTGTTCACGCTGGTGGCGCTGATGTACCTCACCATGAGCATTCCGCTCATCCTGCTGGTTCGGCACTTCGAGAACAAGGCGAACCGCAAATGA
- a CDS encoding amino acid ABC transporter ATP-binding protein, which yields MIELHDVHKSFGKVEVLKGITASVARSEVVCIIGPSGSGKSTILRCINGLESYDRGEISVEGARVDSNDRSIVAIRTQVSMVFQRFNLFPHRTALENVIEGPLYVKKEPREQAIARGRALLAQVGLADKAEVHPPKLSGGQQQRVAIARALAMQPKAILFDEPTSALDPELVGEVLSVMRKLADDGMTMVVVTHEMGFARDVADRVLFIDGGVIVEQGAAKSVLNQPQHPRTQDFLRRVLHPL from the coding sequence ATGATCGAGCTCCACGACGTCCACAAGAGTTTTGGCAAGGTCGAGGTGCTGAAGGGCATCACCGCCTCCGTCGCCAGGAGCGAGGTGGTGTGCATCATCGGCCCGTCCGGCTCCGGCAAGTCGACCATCCTGCGCTGCATCAACGGGCTCGAGAGCTACGATCGCGGCGAGATCAGCGTCGAGGGTGCGCGCGTCGACAGCAATGACCGCTCGATCGTGGCGATCCGCACCCAGGTCTCGATGGTGTTCCAGCGCTTCAATTTGTTTCCGCATCGCACGGCGCTCGAGAACGTCATCGAGGGGCCGCTTTATGTGAAGAAGGAGCCGCGCGAGCAGGCGATCGCCCGCGGCCGCGCGCTGCTCGCGCAGGTCGGGCTCGCCGACAAGGCCGAGGTGCACCCGCCAAAACTCTCCGGCGGCCAGCAGCAGCGCGTCGCGATCGCGCGGGCGCTGGCGATGCAGCCGAAGGCGATCCTGTTCGACGAGCCGACCTCCGCGCTCGATCCGGAACTGGTCGGCGAAGTGCTGTCGGTGATGCGCAAGCTCGCCGACGACGGCATGACCATGGTCGTCGTCACCCATGAAATGGGGTTTGCCCGCGACGTCGCCGACCGCGTGCTGTTCATCGATGGCGGCGTCATCGTCGAGCAGGGCGCCGCCAAATCCGTCCTCAACCAACCCCAGCACCCGCGCACCCAGGATTTCCTGCGCCGCGTGCTGCATCCGCTGTGA
- a CDS encoding adenylate/guanylate cyclase domain-containing protein: MQCERCGHANRAGNDYCEDCGAPLGLKCDSCQHVNGPSSRFCGRCGTALATGSVRPDAPSQRLLRSLSTKGGERKNLTLLFADIRNSTNLIDSLGDPELGMRRLEPVLDLMKEAVHRYDGIVNKIQGDGVMALFGAPPRPHEDHAVRGCLAALAMQDSVARLADPGMQIRVGLHTGEVVVQTVENTIYQTYDAAGANVHIANRMEQMADEGAILITRDTYVGARQFVEVSPLGMQTIRGISMPVEVFKLTGLLSAPASDVFRSGRRLTSMVNRTEQMAALEHELSRAVGGDGRVVGMVGDAGIGKSRLCFEFAENCRRKGIRVYEARVLAHGRATPFQPVLELLRDIFGIRVKEPIETSRRRVIDRFAEMAASEQELLVLLEFLGLADPEHPAPKLDPRALRLQLLDLVRTLVRARPGDTPAVVMIEDLHWIDAASEEFVETLVDAIVGTATLLVVNFRPGFTAPFMQRSHYRQIAIPPLPWSDSNELLREHFGRHPSLASLSSNVIERAQGNPFFIEELANTVVERGNVEGERGNYRLKHGVDAVPLPATVQAVVAARIDHLEDIAKQVLETAAVIGRLVAMSVLRPVAALPNDDLQNAIAQLRQAELLYALPPYDKGLLAFRHPLIQEVAYATQLRSRLTTLHATVAKAIEGFDWGKLDEFAGLLAYHYEAAGQPLEAVTHLQRAARWIGKTNSAEAMKSWKKVRALLQDQPPSEYVDRLRAMSSGQILNFGWREGMSAEEVKPYAEEAIKYARAADPVHEPILLGAYGRILAATAAADDYVNLVQDALKLTSGTGDVGRFATVNAMLSQAFFLSGRLAEALDAGQVAVAAIAEQGGFHNNVTLGLNPNQILGFDVEHWIRCLGTRILVRLGRFDEAERGIAEVLRAEPERFAAVVQFIPHFAMVEMGWSRGRPDLAKPHAARIAELAEQSGTPYLRVAALASAGLASGAAGDFKVAAAQLQEAIDFARSARAGLEFEARMLADLAEALYRAADHHAALQAVDEALMVARRRTDRVAELHATVLRGLIICALGSTSHDELDEIVGGAQNLLDVSGAVYFTPQLDQLRLHLERRR; encoded by the coding sequence ATGCAGTGCGAGCGATGCGGTCATGCGAACCGGGCTGGCAACGATTATTGTGAAGATTGCGGTGCGCCGTTAGGCCTCAAATGTGACTCCTGTCAGCATGTGAACGGGCCCTCCAGCCGCTTCTGCGGCCGCTGTGGCACCGCGCTCGCCACGGGCAGCGTCCGTCCCGATGCGCCCTCGCAGCGGCTGCTGCGTTCGCTCAGCACCAAGGGCGGCGAGCGCAAGAACCTCACTTTGCTGTTTGCCGATATCCGCAACTCGACCAATCTGATCGACAGCCTCGGCGATCCCGAGCTCGGCATGCGGCGCCTCGAGCCGGTGCTCGACCTGATGAAGGAAGCCGTCCACCGCTATGACGGCATCGTCAACAAGATCCAGGGCGACGGCGTCATGGCGCTGTTCGGCGCGCCGCCGCGCCCGCACGAGGACCATGCGGTCCGCGGCTGTCTCGCCGCGCTCGCCATGCAGGATTCGGTCGCCAGGCTCGCCGATCCCGGCATGCAGATCCGGGTCGGGCTGCACACCGGCGAAGTCGTGGTGCAAACGGTGGAAAACACCATCTACCAGACCTACGACGCCGCCGGCGCCAACGTCCATATCGCCAACCGGATGGAGCAGATGGCCGATGAGGGCGCGATCCTCATCACGCGGGACACCTATGTCGGCGCCAGGCAATTCGTCGAGGTGTCGCCGCTCGGCATGCAGACCATTCGCGGCATCTCCATGCCGGTGGAGGTCTTCAAGCTGACCGGGCTGCTCAGCGCGCCCGCCAGCGACGTTTTCCGCAGCGGCCGCCGCCTGACCTCGATGGTCAACCGGACCGAGCAGATGGCGGCGCTGGAGCATGAGCTGTCGCGTGCGGTTGGCGGCGACGGCCGGGTCGTCGGCATGGTCGGCGACGCCGGCATCGGCAAGAGCCGGCTTTGCTTCGAGTTCGCCGAAAATTGCCGCCGCAAGGGCATTCGCGTCTATGAGGCGCGCGTGCTGGCGCATGGCCGCGCAACGCCGTTCCAGCCCGTGCTCGAGCTGTTGCGCGACATCTTCGGCATCCGCGTCAAGGAGCCGATCGAAACATCCCGGCGTCGCGTCATCGATCGTTTCGCCGAGATGGCCGCGTCGGAGCAGGAGCTGCTGGTGCTGCTCGAATTCCTCGGCCTTGCCGATCCGGAGCATCCGGCCCCGAAGCTCGATCCGCGCGCGCTGCGGCTGCAGCTGCTCGATCTCGTTCGAACGCTGGTGCGCGCGCGCCCCGGGGACACGCCGGCGGTCGTCATGATCGAGGACCTGCACTGGATCGATGCCGCCAGCGAAGAGTTCGTCGAGACGCTGGTCGATGCCATCGTCGGCACCGCGACGTTGCTTGTGGTCAATTTCAGGCCGGGCTTCACGGCACCTTTCATGCAGCGGTCGCACTATCGTCAGATCGCAATCCCGCCGCTGCCGTGGTCCGATTCGAACGAGCTGCTCCGCGAGCATTTCGGCAGGCATCCCTCGCTGGCCTCGCTGAGCAGCAATGTCATCGAACGCGCGCAGGGCAATCCGTTCTTCATCGAGGAGCTTGCCAACACCGTCGTGGAGCGCGGCAATGTGGAGGGCGAACGCGGCAACTACCGGCTCAAGCATGGCGTCGATGCGGTGCCGCTGCCCGCAACGGTGCAGGCCGTCGTGGCCGCCCGCATCGATCACCTCGAGGATATCGCCAAGCAGGTGCTCGAGACGGCGGCGGTGATCGGCCGGCTGGTCGCGATGTCGGTGCTGCGTCCGGTCGCGGCGCTGCCGAACGACGATTTGCAGAACGCCATCGCGCAGCTCCGCCAGGCCGAGCTGCTGTACGCCCTGCCGCCCTACGACAAGGGACTGCTGGCGTTTCGCCATCCGTTGATCCAGGAGGTCGCCTATGCAACCCAGTTGCGGTCGCGGCTGACCACGCTGCATGCGACCGTCGCCAAGGCGATCGAGGGCTTCGACTGGGGCAAGCTCGACGAGTTTGCCGGGCTGCTCGCCTATCACTACGAGGCCGCGGGCCAGCCGCTGGAGGCGGTGACCCATTTGCAGCGCGCGGCGCGCTGGATCGGCAAGACCAACTCCGCCGAGGCAATGAAGAGCTGGAAAAAGGTTCGCGCCCTGCTGCAGGACCAGCCCCCGTCCGAATATGTCGACCGGCTGCGGGCGATGTCGAGCGGCCAGATCCTCAACTTCGGCTGGCGTGAAGGCATGTCCGCCGAAGAGGTCAAGCCCTACGCCGAAGAGGCGATCAAATACGCACGCGCGGCGGACCCGGTGCACGAGCCGATCCTGCTCGGAGCCTACGGCAGGATCCTGGCCGCGACCGCGGCGGCCGACGACTATGTCAATCTCGTGCAGGACGCCTTGAAGCTCACCTCCGGCACCGGGGACGTCGGACGGTTTGCGACGGTCAATGCCATGCTGAGCCAGGCGTTCTTCCTGTCGGGCCGTCTTGCCGAGGCGCTCGACGCCGGGCAGGTGGCGGTTGCCGCGATTGCCGAGCAGGGCGGTTTTCACAACAACGTCACACTCGGTCTCAACCCGAACCAGATTCTCGGCTTCGACGTCGAGCACTGGATCAGGTGTCTCGGCACCAGAATTCTGGTGCGGCTGGGCCGGTTCGACGAGGCCGAGCGGGGGATCGCCGAGGTGCTGCGGGCCGAGCCGGAGCGCTTCGCCGCCGTCGTGCAGTTCATTCCGCATTTTGCGATGGTGGAGATGGGCTGGAGCCGCGGCCGGCCGGACCTCGCCAAGCCGCATGCGGCGAGAATCGCCGAACTGGCCGAGCAGTCCGGCACGCCCTATCTGCGGGTCGCGGCGCTCGCCAGCGCCGGCCTCGCCAGCGGCGCCGCGGGCGACTTCAAGGTTGCCGCCGCCCAGCTTCAGGAGGCGATCGACTTTGCGCGCTCTGCGCGAGCCGGCCTCGAATTCGAGGCGCGCATGCTCGCGGATCTGGCCGAAGCGCTCTATCGCGCCGCCGACCACCATGCGGCCCTGCAAGCGGTGGACGAGGCGCTGATGGTCGCGCGGCGAAGGACCGATCGCGTCGCCGAGCTGCACGCGACCGTGCTGCGCGGCCTGATCATTTGCGCTTTGGGCAGCACGTCACATGATGAGCTTGACGAGATTGTCGGCGGCGCTCAGAATTTGCTCGATGTCTCGGGGGCAGTCTACTTCACGCCACAACTCGATCAGCTTCGATTGCATCTTGAGCGACGTCGCTAG